Below is a genomic region from Henckelia pumila isolate YLH828 chromosome 3, ASM3356847v2, whole genome shotgun sequence.
tttaaaaatagtttattttgagaatttatatactgtttaaaaatttttaccaagttttttttaatattttataagtttCAAAACAACTTATAAATTGTTTTGTAGAGCTTACATGTTCAGTAAAGACATCTTTTATTTTCATGGGGGAAAATCTATTTTAGTCCTTTACTTTACATTTTTTTGGTCATATATAAATTTAGGTACTGATGACAATACAATACATTTGAAGAATTTCCATTTTGAAAGAAATAATATAGTGAAATGTCACCTAAAATTTCACCGTATCAaatctaaatataaatataccTGGTGCAAAATAAGAATCGGGAAAAatggataacaaactcaaaattaaattaagaCGAAATTCCCAATTTTATTACTATGGATGTTAATTAGAACCTAATTAGCAATTTCTGGCTAAAATTATACATTTTAGTAAAAATGGATCAAGATAACCAAAAGTTAAAAATCAGCGGAGCAATACCCAAATTTGACTAATTACagaacttaaaaataaaacatataaaacttttttttaaagtttataaATGTCATAacttatatttcaaaataatcagttaaaatgtttggataaactttttttttttaaagtaggataaacttattttaatctaCTTAAAGATGTTAATATATGTGGTATTATAAGATTAATTTTTGgatcaaaataacaaaaaatgatataatgatataatataatgtaataagttatatatatatacgaagATAGTTTAAAATGAATCTAtaataaaaaaactattttatattttatagaaatttttatgttatttggaaattttttacaattaatatttaatatttagtgGGTGAAAGAGATGAGggtgatttatgaaaatatgaaggatattttgcatatataaaatgttaaaataatattttttttaaaaaaaatatggtcACCATaacttttttgaaaaaaaaaacgtaTAAAAgatgtcaaacaacttattttgacaacATATAAGTTGTTTGGAAGAATTTTTATCAAACAAATTTCAACAACTTATAAACTCTAAAAGAGTTTATAAACCGCTTATAAGCTCAACTAAACAGCGTCAATATAACAAGGAAACAAGTGCTTGTTTGAAACGTGGCTAGAGCCCAAAAGGTAGGGAACGTTAAATAAGTAATTAAAGTCAATATAACAAGGAAACAAATGCTTGTTTGAAACGTGGCAAGAGCCCAACATGGTCTTACATTTAGTTATGTAAGCTAGCACTACTTAAGACCATTTTCAGCAGTTTGCACTAAAATAGTGCAAATTTTACACTATTTTATGTTAAATATAGTGTAACTAATACTGTAAcgtcccactgtatcaagacgggtcttttcagcgtgcttttgtcctcactcacacgcaccctgagaaacttcccagggggtcacccatcctataatttccccaagtcaagcacgcttaactttggagtttttatgtgatgagctcccgaaaagaagatgcaccttcttgatatgagcagtacatatgaaatcttttaagccctcctcaattatgtagtcccatacctacacagtctcagaatcccctctcattccggcacaagatcggttcattcatgtctccctccgcctagaagcctaccaggagccgctcattgtccgtgcaacctcttggcaccggcgatcactccctgcctcttcagccccgggcgtcacatgcccaccagcttccgcttggttcgtccccgaaccataccgtactaagagaggtcggctctgataccatttgtaacgtcccactgtatcaagacgggtcttttcagcgtgcttttgtcctcactcacacgcaccctgagaaacttcccagggggtcacccatcctataatttccccaagtcaagcacgcttaactttggagtttttatgtgatgagctcccgaaaagaagatgcaccttcttgatatgagcagtacatatgaaatcttttaagccctcctcaattatgtagtcccatacctacacagtctcagaatcccctctcattccggcacaagatcggttcattcatgtctccctccgcctagaagcctaccaggagccgctcattgtccgtgcaacctcttggcaccggcgatcactccctgcctcttcagccccgggcgtcacaaatACTTCATCTCCAGCAGTTTTCACCAAATCCCTACATCAAAAGAATATTCCATAATATTCTTTATttttacatatattttataaatttttaatatataaattaatgtggtaaacttaattaaaaattatatgaattcgtatataatttattaaataatattttttaagttgaaagaaataacttaaaatataatatttcataaaatatttattcaataaacaTACAGttacatgataaaaaaaaaaaaacaaagttacACATTCAATGACATTAATTTTCTGTATTAGAAAATGGTTCCCATAAATGATCAATCAATGCATTTCGAAGGGCGATATGTGCATCcgcatttttaattttttttgtaacgACCAATAAATTGCTGAAATCAACTAGTTTCATTCTCTTCTTTTTCAATATCCGGAGTAGGTACTTCTGTCACATCTTCGATCGATGCATCAAGATTTCGTTCATCCTCAACTACCATATTGTGCATTATTATGCATGCAGTCACTATATCATGTAAATCACTTTTGTTCCAAAAACGTGTTGGGTTTGCCACTATTCCAAAACGACTTTGAAGAACTGCGAATGCACGTTCAACATATTTTCTACATGCTTCTTGTTTTGTTGCAAAATATCTTTTTTTTGGAGCACGTGGATCATGAATTGTTTGTACAAGCGTTGACCATTTTGGGTATATATTATCAGATAAATAATACCCCATATTGTATTATTTTCCTTGAAGAACATAGTGCGCCGAGGGAGCAATACCTCTAGTAAGGTCAGAGAAAAGATGAGATGTCTCCAACACTTAATATCATTGTTAGATCCGGGCATACCAAAATATGCATGCCAAATCCAAATATCATAGTCCGCTACCACTTCAAGAATTATTGTTGGCGATCCACTGTGACCTACATACTATCCTGCCTAAGCTGTTGGATAATTTTTCCACCTCCAGTGCATACAGTCTAGGCTACCTAACATTTATGGAAAGCCACGTTGCTCCCCAATATGAAGTAATCTAGCAATATCATTAGCAGTAGGTACTCTTAAATATTGCCCTTTAAATATCTCCACAATAGCACGACAATTTTTTTTACACATTCAATTGCAGTAGACTCGCCAATTTTGATATACTCATCAGTTTCATCTGCTGGTAATGCATATTCTAGTATCCGGAATACAGCCGTGACTTTTTGAAGTGTAGTTATGCCTAGTTTGTCGGGTGCATTTCTACGTTGCACAAAATAACTATCATGATTTTGAACATCATCCACAATACAAAGAAATAAACTTCGAGACATTCAAAATCGTCGACGAAACATTTCTTTATTATATGTTGGATTTTTAGCAAAATAGTCATTCAAGAGGTTTTGAGCAGCATTTTCTCGATCACGATAGATTGTTCTACGACCAGGAACTGAGCCACCATGAGTAATATTGGCATTTTGTCATTTTGATGTCTTACACTCTCACGTAGGATAATATTGTTATTGTGAATTTGTTGAGGTATCAATTGCTCTTATTTCTCATAACTATCTATGAGATCATCAAGATCACCATTAGATGAGCTAGAAAAGGAAGATGGAAATAAAGAGATGGAGACTTGTGAATTCATTTTCGTGGATATTGGATAAATTATTAGTGCGTATGTTCATTATATAGACCATCCataatatttttcttttaatCTAAACCGATGTATTATTATCTTATCCAAAAAATTCAATCATACAATCTAGGTCGTCCATTGGATTTTCTCTTAATCTACATCGTCGGATTGTTATCCTATCTAAAAAATCCAATGATAAAATCTAGAGCGTCCATCAAAGTATCTTTAAATCTACATCGTTGGATTGTTATCTTATCCAAAAAATTCAATCATACAATCTAGGTCGTCCATTGAATTTTCTCTTAATCTACATCGTCGGATTGTTATCCTATCCAAAAAATCCAATGATAAAATCTAGAGCGTTCATCAAAGTATATTTATATCTACATCGTTGGTTTTTTATCTTATCCAGAAAATCCAATCATATAAACTATATCGTCAATCATATTTTCTTTTAATCTAAATTGTCGAATTATAATCTTATCCAAAAAATCTAATCCTACAATCTAGATTGTACATCAGATTCTCTTTTAATCATTACCATAGAATTGTCATCTTAAGCCAGAATTTTGTTGTTATAAATATAAGTTATCTTAGTGCAAAATTATCtttcaaaatatcattttttttagtttattctCTCTCAAATGGCGTCCTCTCGTGGTGAGAATTATGCAATCGAAGAAGATAAACATCTTTGTCATGTCTACATAAAAATCTCGCAGGATCTAATTATTGGACGAaaccaaaacaaaaatcaaCTTTGGTCTTGTGTGGCAGAAACATACAATGCAGGGAAAGCAAACTCAATGCCCGATCGAAGCCAAAGGTCATTACAGACTCGAATGCAAAGTATGAATAATGCAGGTTCAATATTGAATGGATGCATACAACAAGTTGAATACATGAACCCAAGTGGTGCCTCTGATCAAAATATCGTGAGTAGtagttataatttttattttttctatgtttatatcttttaatttttgtattataatttatatatgtagATTGATCGTGCAAAAAAATTAATGACGCTAGATCGTAAATATAAGAAAGGGTTCACGTTTGACCATGTCTGGCCCCTTCTCAAAGATCTTGAGAAGTTTTCCAACTTCTCTCAAAGAACGCAAAGGAAGTCTTCCCATTCTGATACAGTGCCGGAGTCACCCATATCTTCCGACGATCCTAAGTTATCTTCATTTTTTGTCAATCTAAATGATGAAAATGTTTGGTGGTGGTTCATCATCAAAACGGCTAGAGGGAgtgaaaaaattcaaattaaagagAAAGAAAGATGAGATATGTCTACACTGGTCAGTAAAAtccaagaagaaaataaaaaactgcGAGATTTATTAGCCAATACAACCACACAAAAAAAGAAACCATTAATGTGCAAAAGAGGAAAGTTGAAGTATCTCAATGGCGtggagaaaataaaatattaatgatGGATGTTGATTTCATCTCTGATCCCTGTCGACGGGAGTCAATTCGCAAGGAACATGAAAACATTATGcagaaaaaagaagaagaagaacaccAATCAGGATCTAATAATAACGTCGACATGTTGGAACAATATTTTGGCGATTTTGGAAGTTCCGACAGCGGTCTTctgaattaatatataaaataatgaacTTTTGATTCTAGTTCTGGTTTTCAGTGATTTTATGTAATTTGCATTAATGTATTTTtggtattttaaatttataatttcattTTAATATGTAATTTtgtcttaaaattttaattatccaatgttaatttttttatcataaatgtcacgaattattttaaaaataatatgtaaaatattattaatgttattgaaaaaaaataatgtaaagatttaaaaaaatcaaaaaaataaaatattattaatgttattgaaaaaaaataatgtaaagatttaaaaaaataaaaaaaacgaaaataatgataatatcaaaaaataaaccataaaataacaaaacaaaaggcaaataaaaaaattaaaaaaacaaaaaaaaaatatgtcgtTGTGAACAGTGCAACTCCTtcacaaatttaaaaaaacgcCAGTTTGCCGTTGGTTGTTGGAGCATATTTTGCATTAATTTCCAGTAGCACACTATTTTAGTGTGCTGCCGGAGATGGTCTAATGGAAGGGAACATTATATAAGTGATAATGGGTAAATCACTTTAAATCtttaaatctaaactcaaaTTTGTGTTTATTTCATGTCAAAAAAATTTTGTGTTTAAACTCCCtgatccaatttttttttttgcactcCCCGGGCCGACATGTCTTTTTCATGAGTAAAAGTCactaaaaaattgaaatatgatattaatatatgatattcgAACATTTAATGATGTAGATATGGTACGTACAAAAGATAACATTTTGAGTATAAATATGAACTTTACTAATATCAACACTTGCAGCATTTGTTTGAgtattcaaaaaatatatatatttctattagCTCTAACATATgcatttgatactcaaatatcatttattagtatcatatttttaatgttttatacTAATTGTTATCCAAAGAATACAAACATGTCATTAATATCAATACTAACATACATTTTAATTTGAGTAATCAAAGCTATTCATTAATAGCATATTTGAAATAGTTGataatcaaatatcatatatttatatcatattttcaatattttgtaaTGATTTTCATCTGAGAAAAAACATGTAGACCTAAAGAGTGCAAAATAATTTTGTGGATAAGGGAGTTTAAACACCTATTTTTCTGTCAGGACTACACAAATTTAAGTTTAGATTTAAGGCTTTAAAGTAAATTTAAcctataatatttaattaaatttaggTATTCATATGCTATTGTTATATTTTGGTCATTTTGGTCCGATTTTATTGAAGCTAATTTATCAAAAAATCGCAGACTAGATTGTAAAATCCGATGACATGATAATAAATTTGAAGattattcaatttggaggaaaATAAGGCATTGAAATGCCACctaaaatttcaagaaactcaaaAAACATGACAAAGAATTCAAAAAATaagcaaaaatttaaaatttagcgGACCAATATTCCAAGTTTGATTATAGTTAAAGAATTAATTTTAGGGGAGAGTCTAGCTATACTACATCAAATACGTACAAACAAATGGTCGTTGAATTTTCGTTCGGACAGCATGGACAAAAGCAAAAAACACGCACTAACttcattaaatttttattatcacGTGCAATATAATTATCCACAAACTGCGCGCTCATTCCTTCCATGAAACAACCGTCATTATAACATAAGATAAAAGATCATCTTAAAGACGCCACAAGAAATGtatcgaaaaataaatatttataattcatttgaaatacatatatatatattcccagTAAACATCACACGTAAAACGATATATCCAACTTTTGATACACCTATGACCAAAACTTTTAATTCTTCCAAAGCACTCTCCCAACCAAATAATGTTCTCTTTCGAATATTTATTAAGAGTAACACTCATGTGTGAGtcgtaaaaaaattaatatttttcattggcTGGATTGAATAGGAGTTTTATATATGAGACAGTATCTGGAGTTTTTGTGATCTTGAAAATGATTGTTAACCagataaattttttaatgatttttttaattttaaaaatattagtcgATTTATTAGTATGtgtcaattttaaaaaattaatatttttatgggtTGGATCGAATAGAAGATTCATCTATCAGATATAAGAGACATTATATAAAGTTTTTGTGATtttgaaaatcatatttaacCGGATAACcacttgtttaaaaaaaattaattaattttaaaaatattatttgatttatcATAAATtagttgaattttaaaaaattaaattttttaaaaaataatatttttttaaaatataatttatttggttaacaataattttcaaaatcacAGTTATATTTGATAGACGAATCTTCAATCCCTACTCAaaccatgaaaaatattttaatttaaaaataacaaacaaaaacaaaatttaaaaaaaaaaaaagaagaaaaggctGTACATAACAAacaaaaagcaaaaaaaaaattttaaaaaagagaAGGCTGCAGCATCCACTGCAACCAAGAGCGGATGCTGCAATTAGGGCTGAGAAAAATTATCGAATGTCGAAAATACcgtcataccgtaccgaaaaatttaccgaatataccgaaaaatcggtatatcgaaattttcgatatcggtatataaaattttttatttcggtataccgaatataCCAAatataccgatttttttttaaaatttttcacggtataccgaattttttttaatttccggCACGGTATCCGGTATAAAATATCTCCATACCGAAAATTTGGTATACCAAATTTTCGATATGGTATCTTCATACCGGTACGATACGGTATACGGTACCAtagttcggtacggtataccgtaccgtacCCAGCTCTAGCTGCAATAGTTGGAGCGTCCGCTCTTTGTGATGGATTTTTGCAGTATATTTGCAAAATTCCACCACACAAagtagatttaaaaaaaattatttttaaaattaattatataaaaaaccCATGGAATAATGTATTGAAATGCCACCTAAAATTTCACCAGATCAAatcgaaattataaaatatttagtttACAAAAGAAGAAACTCAAAAAAACATgacaaaaaattcaagaaataagcgaaaatttaaaattcagcTGACCAATACCCCAAGTTTGATTATAGTTACATAATTAATAGCGAAACCACGAGAGAATCTAGCTATGCTATCTCAAATACAAAAAAATGTTCGTTAAATTCCCGTTCGGACAGCACAGAACAAAACCCGAAAGAAGATAAATCCGCGCAGCTAACTTCATTAAATTTTTATCATCACGTGCAATATAATTAATTCCACAGACTGCGCGCTCATTTCTTCCATGAAACAACCGTCATTATAACATAAGATGAAAGATCACCTTAAAAGGACACCTTTTTGGACTAGCCTGTCATACAGGGCTTGCCTAATGTGGTTTATCTGTCTAACGTAATTTGCAtgctattgcgttagttcgggGGTTTACCCAGTACGCACCGAAgatagcggctgcgggttcccacgtcacaaaaaaaaaagataaatatttataattcatttgaaatacataatttttttccatAAAAAAGTGGACATCACATGTAAAACGAAATATCCAACTTTTGATACACCTATGACCAAAACTTTTAATTCTTCCAAAGCACACTCCCAACCAAATCCAAATGTCCTCTTTcgaatatttattaattaaagcACCAGCCTTCCTCTCACAACCTCCATTTGGTACACCCCATTCCTAATCCTAATGCACTTGCAATTAAAGCTCAAGCGAAACAAATATATTTGGTAGAAGTAAAATCACTAAGTTTTGCCATTTTTACCAACTAGACGAGAttgtaataaatgcatgaaaGAGAGACAGATTTGCATAGATTAGTAGCCAAGCACACCAGCACTCTTTTGCAAATCCACTAGTATAAATAAACAAAGTGCAAAGCACTCGAAGTACCCCCAAAAAGAAAAATGCAGCAAGAAAATGCAGAGATCGGAGGAGACGATGGGCGGCAAGAGCAGCAGCCGGTGCCTCTGAGATGCCCTCGTTGCAACTCTACCGACACCAAATTCCGCTACTACAACAACAACGATCCGGGACAACCTCGGCACTACTGCAAGACATGCAGGAGGTATTGGACCGTCGGCGGAAGCATGAGGAACATCCCCTTTGGTGGCAACAGAAGAGCATCATACGACAAGCCAGCAAAAGATTCGTCCTCTTCTTCCCATGGGAGCCTGTCTGCACCAATTCCTCCTGCCAACTCTTACGATCCCCATGATGAGATCTCTTGCTTGGCCGCCATACAATCTTTGACCCAACCCGCTCATGTTGGGAGCCAATCTTTTGATGCAAGAAACCTGCATGATTTCGGTGGTGGCATGAACCTTTTGCAAGATGGCACTTTTCAACCCAATTACATGGCGGCATTGAATCAAACAGCTTTGCCTCAAGCCCAACTTCCAGTCTATGGAGGTAATTACCCAAACTGGCCGATGATGAATCCTGCTTTGCCTCAGGATTTCAACAATGATTTCAACTTCTCCGCCGCAAATGCTGGTTTCTGGAGCAACTCCGGTGGAAACACAGATGACCCGGAAACAGCTAGAGCCTCCGTGATGAACTCAAACGACGAATGGCCACACTTGCCAACAAACTACGGTGGCCCGCCATGAAATAGTACTGATGCGGCCGAAACCTCATGGGATTAAGCATTTTATATCATGGATTTTCTAAGTTACATATATAAATTCAGAAGAAATCCCTTGTCGATTGCTGCTTTGATCAATGCgaaaattttcagatttcaatATTTGCAGTACTTGAATTTCAACCCATTTACAGTCATTGATTCGTTTAGCACCGTATATAACTAATGCCATGAAATTCACTTCGCCATTACAGACATAGAAGCTTGAATCGTAGTCCCGTCTCTATATGAGATGGCCCAACAAATAAAGCCCAAAATAATTCACTCGGCCCAATAGCGTAACTTCCACCCTACATCGCCCAATATACTtttacacataaaaataatttatacgagtcatagataattaTTACTAGATGTTCACGCGAATTATGTGTATAAAAGAATTATTCACGTGCATTActaaaattaataattcaaaAGTAAATGGTATGAGATAAATTTAGTTGAGAAGAGACGACTCGTATAATTTCTAAAgttgttaagaaaaaaaaattaaaataaagagaaCACTGATCTATGGATAAAATAAACAGAGCACACATATgcttcaattgtattttttgaggaatatatatttgttgtagaataaattaataaagtaTTATATAATTAAGAAAACAAGAAATTGTGTGCTCTTACagtcctttttaaaaaaaacaaaaacaaaaacaagaaataaaaataaattttgaaatttttaaaataaaaaatatagtgTTTTCCTAAATAACTAGTCACAAAAACGCAAATATAGATATATCAATTTTACAAAGTGAGTGATAATttcgtaaataaaaaaattaaaagacataAAGTGCATAtcattttgataaataataaaatatctaatGGCTAAAAAAGAAAAAACCATATAAAAGACTAATTTGCCtaaaaattttggttttattaaaaattaagttaggatataatgataatttcaaataaagctTCACCAAATAGATGaaatttagttaattagaaggtatgtattataataatatagtaagatatatatttttaattatgatcttTAATTTATAGTAATTGACAACTGATGTTAGATTAAAACTTAATTAACATATTCATCTCAAAAGGCTTGCCAAGTGATGTAACCTCAAGAGTTTataacacaatttttattagttttattaTTCAATGTGAGACAATTGTAACATTGTCGATCCATTGAAAAGCCGACCTCCGCAGCCCACTCTAGATAACTTTAACTCACCTTTATTAATTCAATATTCAGTGCATGCATATACACTTTAATCAAAGGGTTAATTGCCAATCACTCCCTAAACCaatttataacttatttataaatccctacacacataaaacttactttcaacttcttggagagagaaacttttgtttataaataccaattatacccttatctcttaaaatttaagaaaaaaattaatgagagaatggataataaaaacaaaactaatccaaatagtatatatataaaaattcaaattaaaatcaaagaacataaaccatatcatatacatgcttatgttgatacaggagcaagtatgtgtttagaaaacaaacatatacttccaaatcattattggaagaaatatgataaaggattaaaagttcgaataggagatgaaTCAATAATCATGGttgatacagtagcagaaaaaattaaaatagaaattgaggaaacaaaattcgtaatacccattatataccaaatagaatcaggaatgaacattataataggaaataactttttaagagaatatctttcTTTTACACAATTTAaaaatcacataactttaaacaaatgatcatcaatgatttacattcctaaaatacgaacagcatttcgtgtaggacatgaaggatttacaaaaaattttcataaacgaaatacaaatccaatagaactaaaaatataaaatattttaacaattaatcctgaaaaagaaatcatgaaaaaatttcatgatatttgttctgaaaatcctcatgacaaaattaagaaaagaaaataattcattgcttcaataaaactcaaagaccctaatatcacaattcgtgaagcaccaagaagatgcaacatggatgatgtaaaaatattcgaaaaagaatttcaagaattattaaaacttaagataatcatccctagtaagagtccacactcttcaccagccttttatgtcagtaagaaagatactgataagaaaagaatggtaattgattatcgaaaaatgaataaagcaacaattatggacggatattatatcccaaataagaatgatttactatcttatataagagaaatgaaatatttttccagtctagattgtaaatcaggattctggcaaattcagctagaaccacaaacacaattacttacagcattcagttgtccaaaaggacaatatcaatggactgtattacctttcggactcaaacaagcaccaggtatctttcaaagatatatggatgaatcttttaaatcatatgtagatttttgttgtgtttacatAGATTACATATTAATTTActcaaaaacactagatcaacattataaagacctcatgactgtattagatatttgtcataaagatgaaatcatactttctgaaaagaaagcacaattgtttaaaacaaaaaataaattatttaggactaCAAATAAAAGACGGAAAACAATGTTTACAacagcatatacttaagaaaattcacgatattcctagtgaaatcaaggataaagatcaattaagaagattcttaggattattaacttattctgaaaaatatattaaaaaacttGTAGAAATCAAAAAACCTCTTTAggcaaaacttaaacaggactataagtgaaaatggtctaaagaagatactaattatataaacactattaaaaagaaaataattagtaatcttcctgagttatattttccttccaataaagacataataataat
It encodes:
- the LOC140888683 gene encoding uncharacterized protein, translating into MASSRGENYAIEEDKHLCHVYIKISQDLIIGRNQNKNQLWSCVAETYNAGKANSMPDRSQRSLQTRMQSMNNAGSILNGCIQQVEYMNPSGASDQNIIDRAKKLMTLDRKYKKGFTFDHVWPLLKDLEKFSNFSQRTQRKSSHSDTVPESPISSDDPKLSSFFVNLNDENVWWWFIIKTARGSEKTARFISQYNHTKKETINVQKRKVEVSQWRGENKILMMDVDFISDPCRRESIRKEHENIMQKKEEEEHQSGSNNNVDMLEQYFGDFGSSDSGLLN